Within Leptospira limi, the genomic segment CTTCCAAGCGAACAGGAATTTCATACTGCTGTTTGATTGCTCGACGTAGATTAACAAATGTATTAAGATAGGTCCGCCACTCAGTCATTGGAATTATGATGCCAGATACGATGTAATGCGGTGAACCTTTTCTTGCTTCCCCTACTTCTGCAATTTCTTTTCCAGGATCCCCAGATTCATCTATATACATAAAATACATTTACTTTAATTTCTCCTTCTACGGTCTAAGAAAACAACTTACTTAAAAATCAATTGACTCATTTTTAAGTATCATGGCTCATTAGAGTAGAGCCTGTCTTTGCATGAACTCCGACTCCATGTCGTCGAAGGGTATCCTTCTGAGTGCTTAGCTGGGCTTCTTTATTTTCTATCTATTCCTAACGAGTCAAAGCTTTCATCAGTTCTTGTTTGAGTTTGTCTCTTACTTGGTTTAGCTCTTTCGAAACGTCTTCGTATTCGCGGGCAAGCTCCTCTGGATCTCGGTGCACCACATCCACAACATGTGGATTTTTAAAATCCAAATTGTAATTGCGAGAGGCAATGTCTTTGACACTTACCTTCCAGGCAAATTCGGTTTCCTTCCGTTTGTTCCACCATTTTTTTTCGAGATCAAACTCTCCAATGGTCAAAGGTTTGGAACGGGAATAGGATTTATAACCTGGTGGATAGGGATGTTCAAAAAACCAAACTTGTTTGGTAGGTCCTCCCTT encodes:
- a CDS encoding DUF3800 domain-containing protein, producing MYFMYIDESGDPGKEIAEVGEARKGSPHYIVSGIIIPMTEWRTYLNTFVNLRRAIKQQYEIPVRLEVKGSEFINPRDNFF